AGGTCCGCCGTACTTTAATGCGCTCTTTGTGCCATTAATGGGCATCTTGATGCTGGCACTGAGTGTTGGGGTACTGTTGCGTTGGAAAGACACTCCAGTGAAATGGATTAGCAAAATGCTGCTACCAGTTTTATTGCTCAGCGGCATAGCGGCTCTAGGTTTAGGCTATTTCACCGCAGACTTTAATTGGGCGGTGGTAGCGGTTTACTTCTTAAGCTTTTGGATTGCCTTTGCTGTAGTGCGAGATGTGCTGGATAAAACCCGTCATCGTGGCCTTTGGAGTGGCATGCGTAAGCTGACTCGCAGCTACTGGGGAATGCACTTAGCACATATTGGCTTAGCCGTTTGTGCCATTGGTGCAGTGCTCTCTACTCAGTTTAGCTCTGAGCGTGACCTAAAAATGGAAATCGGCGATAAGCTGAGTATGGGCGGCTATGAGTTTGTATTTGATGGTGCTAAGCACTTTGAAGGCCCTAACTATATTTCCGATAAGGGCACGATTCGGGTGTTTAAAGACAATAAGCAAATTGCCAAACTACACCCAGAAAAACGCTTATACATTGTGCAGCAAATGCCAATGACTGAGGCAGGTATTGATCCTGGTTTTACCCGTGACCTCTACGTAGCTTTAGGTGAGCCATTAGATAATGGAGCTTGGGCTGTTCGTGTTCATATTAAGCCTTTTGTACGTTGGATTTGGCTAGGTGGTTTTTTAACGGGTTTTGGTGGCTTACTTGCTGCTGCTGATCGACGCTATCGAGTTAAAGTTAAACGTAAAGTGCGTGAGGCTTTAGCAACAGGAGAAACAGCCAATGTCTAAAGGCCGTATAGCGGCAGTAGTCGCAATTTTATTAGGCGTGGCGGCCTTTGCTTGGGTAGCTATCTTTGGGATCCATAATGATCCATCAGAGCTGCCTTCAGCCTTAATTGATAAGCAGTTTCCTGCATTTGAGTTGCAGCAGGTGGATAATAGCCAAGTGCTAATTACTGAAAAAAGCATGCTAGGTAAACCGGCTTTAGTGAATGTTTGGGCAACCTGGTGCGCTGCTTGTAAAGATGAGCATCCGGTGCTGAATGACTTAGCTAAACAAGGCGTGGTAATCCATGGCGTGAACTACAAAGATGATAACGCCTCTGCACAAAAGTGGCTGCGTGACTTCCATAACCCTTATCAGCTGAATATTTTTGACCCTAAAGGTACCTTAGGTTTTGACTTAGGCGTGTATGGTGCGCCTGAAACCTTTATTGTTGATAAGGCAGGGAAGGTTCGTTACAAACTGGTAGGGGTAGTTACCAAGGAGGTTTGGCGTGAACGCTTAGCCCCGATTTATCAGGAGTTGCTAGACGAATGAGTAAGCGAATAAAAGCCTTAATTTTTGGCACCTCGCTTCTGGTTAGCAGTAGCTGGGCGGCAATTGATACGTTTGAGTTTGCGGATAAACAGCAAAATGAGCGTTTTCGAACCCTAACTGAAGAGCTGCGCTGCCCTAAGTGTCAGAATCAAAATATTGCCGACTCAGAGTCACCGATCGCTCTCGACATGCGGGCGGAGATTTATCAAATGCTGCAAGAGGGTAAAACCAATCAAGAAATTGAAGAGTTTTTGGTCGATCGCTTCGGTGAGTTTGTGCGCTATCGGCCACCGGTTACCAACAGCACATTGCTGCTATGGTATGGCCCAGCGGCTTTACTAGGCGCAGGATTTGTGATTCTTGGCGTAATTTTATACCGCCGTAAGCGTGCCAGCATTAAACAAGCCCAAGCCAATGCCGCTCATCTAAATAGCCAAGAGCAACAACAACTCGAGGCTTTGCTGCGTCAACAATCTCAAAATAAGAGTGAATCATGATAGGTTTTTATCTGGCGGCATTGAGCATGCTGCTTATTGCGCTACTGATATTTTTGCTGCCAGTGTTGCGGGTTCGCAAATATCAAGCAGAAGAAGATCGCACCGCATTGAACGTGGCGTTGTACCAAGAAAGTTTAGATGAGTTAGATAGCCAGTTTACCGCCGGAGCGTTATCCGCGGAACAGCTAGCTCAGGGGAAAGCTGAGGCTGCCCGCGTCTTACTGCAAGACACAGAAACCGGTACCCCAAAAAGTATTGGTGGTTTTGGTAAGGCACTGCCATTAATTGCTGCTTTACTGATTCCTATAGCAGGCTTTGGCCTGTATCAGCACTGGGGTGCCTATGACAATGTGAAGCTGGCGATGGATATGGCGGAGCCGCCAGAAAGTATGGCTGAAGTCATTGAGCGCTTACAAAAAGTAGTGGCAGTACAGCCTAAATCCTTAGATGCACTCTTTATGCTAGGCCGCACTTATATGAATGCTGAGCAGCCCCGTGAAGCTGCCCGCACCTTTAATGCAGCAATTGAGTTAGCTGGCCGCCAGCCAGAGCTACTGTCGCAGTGGGCACAAGCAGAGTATTTCGCTAATGGCAAACGCTGGAATGACGACTTGCAAGCAGCCGTTAATGAAGTACTGCAAGATAATCCTGATGAACCTACAGTACTGGGATTAATTGGGATTGCAGCCTTTGAGTCAGGCGACTTTCAGACCTCAATTAATGCATGGTCCCGTTTAGTGGCGAGCTTAAACACTGAAGACCCTTCAGTTGAGCCCATTATGATGGGTATTAAACAAGCCAGACAGGCACTTGATCAACAAGGCAGTACGCCACGTGGTCCGACCCCGGAATTTAAAGCGGATAGTGCCAA
The sequence above is a segment of the Thiopseudomonas alkaliphila genome. Coding sequences within it:
- the ccmI gene encoding c-type cytochrome biogenesis protein CcmI produces the protein MIGFYLAALSMLLIALLIFLLPVLRVRKYQAEEDRTALNVALYQESLDELDSQFTAGALSAEQLAQGKAEAARVLLQDTETGTPKSIGGFGKALPLIAALLIPIAGFGLYQHWGAYDNVKLAMDMAEPPESMAEVIERLQKVVAVQPKSLDALFMLGRTYMNAEQPREAARTFNAAIELAGRQPELLSQWAQAEYFANGKRWNDDLQAAVNEVLQDNPDEPTVLGLIGIAAFESGDFQTSINAWSRLVASLNTEDPSVEPIMMGIKQARQALDQQGSTPRGPTPEFKADSANQAVQAVNPESKVTVQVSLGSKLQGTLAADDSVFVFARAQQGPPMPLAVKRLTVADLPVTLELSDADAMLDNMKLSSFPKIALQARISKQGNPTEGEWESLPQPEELPVTAPVQLVIDQAIEP
- a CDS encoding DsbE family thiol:disulfide interchange protein, whose amino-acid sequence is MSKGRIAAVVAILLGVAAFAWVAIFGIHNDPSELPSALIDKQFPAFELQQVDNSQVLITEKSMLGKPALVNVWATWCAACKDEHPVLNDLAKQGVVIHGVNYKDDNASAQKWLRDFHNPYQLNIFDPKGTLGFDLGVYGAPETFIVDKAGKVRYKLVGVVTKEVWRERLAPIYQELLDE
- a CDS encoding cytochrome c-type biogenesis protein, whose translation is MSKRIKALIFGTSLLVSSSWAAIDTFEFADKQQNERFRTLTEELRCPKCQNQNIADSESPIALDMRAEIYQMLQEGKTNQEIEEFLVDRFGEFVRYRPPVTNSTLLLWYGPAALLGAGFVILGVILYRRKRASIKQAQANAAHLNSQEQQQLEALLRQQSQNKSES